The Methanocella arvoryzae MRE50 DNA window GGCTGAAAAAAGAAGAAAGGTTCATTTTTTGCCGTGCCGCAGAGGTGGCACGGCGCTATCGCCAGCAGACAATCTGCCCATGGGAGGCTACCTGCATAGGCAGGTTACCTCTCGGAAAAATATCTTCGGCCCGCTTCAGGCTCAGAATACCTCTGACTCCGAGTGCACGGCTATGCCTTCGTCCGTAATCTCGTAGGGTTTGATGCTCCGGGAATGCTTGTGGCGGCGCATCTTCACTACTTCTACCGCCAGCTTGACGTCCCTTAGCTGATCTGGCCTCACGTAGCGCAGGATGATCACGCCGTCTGCCACGTACTCTACGAGCCCGTACCGGCTGGAATACGCGTCGGCCCTCGAAGCTTCAGAAGTGATAAGTGCAGTGACGCCTGTTTCCTTCAGGATCGCGAAGATCTCGAACAAGTTTAGCCGTCTTTCTGCCTCGTCCGAAAACATCATCTCGAAGAGGGTGATCGAGTCGATGACCAGCCGGGTAGCCCCGAATGTCTTGATGAGCCGGGGCATTTCATTCTTGATCCGGGTCAGTGTGGTCTTGATGTCGTTGGGATCAAGTCTGATCAGGATCAGGCTGTTATTATCAATATAGGTCTGCAGGTCCCACCCATAGCCTTCAGCTGACTCGACGATCTCGGACTCCCTCTCTTCCAGGCTCATGTACACTGACTTTTCGCCGTTCTTCAGGCCGTTGACCAGGAACTGCAAGGCTAGCGTGGATTTGCCGGTGCCCATGCCTCCGACCACGACGATCATGTGCTTTTCCGGGAAACCCCCCTGAAGCAGTTCGTCCAGCCCTTGTACTCCTGTGCTTAGTAACTTCATTCTTCTACCCCAGTTATTATCTGCCTAATATCTCTTTGATGTTGGATATCTCAAACCCTCTGCTTGCCGAAACCTTCGTCTCAAAGCGTACGACGTTGTCCTCTTCCAGATATGGCATGAGCCCCCTGAATTTTTTAATATACATCATGCGCTGTCGCTGGTTGGCGCCTGTCGATTCCCAGTTGAAGACCAGGACTCCATCTGCGCAGTCCGAGACTTCCTCTTCGTTACTGCGATCGAATATGTTGGAGGTTAGCAGAGCATATATAGTAGAGTCCCACTGCTTGGACATGCGCCCTATGCCTTTCAGGAGAGACACAAAGTCTGTCCACGATACCTTATCTGCTACTGCGCTGCGCAGCACGTCTGTCAGTGAATCAATGATCACGAGGTTGTTGGGCGCATACGTATCCAGCGTCTCGACAAGCAGTTCGTATAAAGACTTATTTTTCTGCTCTGATTTTAGCTCGCTCAGGGATCCCATGCTGCCGGTCGTCCAGGTTATGGGTACCTGTGTTCTCGCAAAGTACTTGGTTGACAGGTCGACGAAGGTCAGGGCACTATTCAGTTCTGAAGCGCTTGCTAATTTTAGAGTAGCAAAACTCTGTAAGACGTTCTCCTTGCTCTTTGTGAACGATATGTACACGATCTTCTCCGGGAGCTTCGCATCCGGCTTCGCCCTCAGGTGATCGTACTTCATCTTCGATAGCATGAGGGCGGACGAATAGACGAACTCCTGACTGCCTGCTCCCACTTCTCCCAGGAGTAATACGAACGATCCCGCAGGGAAGCCTCCTTTAATCACCGGATCAAAGGACGTTATGCCTGTCGGAACCTTTCTATAAATCGTCTCCATACATACCCATACCTATAGTGTTCTATAATATCTGATACTCTCTATAATACTTTCAGAGCTTATCTATTAATTCGAACCTATTTTTCCCGCTTTGATTTATATCTATGGCGTGATTGATTTAATCTTATCGTTACCTGCGGGTAATTACATAAACATAACGTAAATTGCCATTTATTTCCATTTTGGAGGATTATTTGCTTTCTAATTTACAATTACGGCAATATTTAACGATAAAGATTATATCGGATGATAATAGACTAACTTTAATTATTTGTCAATGGGTAGGTTTCCTGAAGGTAGAGGTATTGTATGGTGTGTGTATGAAACGGATTACGCCAGTATCTTTTTCCCTCTTCTCGTCAGCAGGAGGTGCAATTCCTGTAACGGCTGAAGAGCATAAGATCGATGATGCCGGGTCCCGGCTGAAAAAGATGCCCCTTCCGGGCAGCCCCGAGATGCCGGCATGCGCTGATGGCGCGCAAGAAAAGCCTCCGGCAAGCGTGGCGCTTAAGGACGGCATTGTCGAAGCAGAGCGCTACTGGCTGAAAGAGCCTTTCTCTTTCGCCGTTATACTCTTCGATTCCCGGACCAGGGAGTACACTTACAACGTCAACGAGCCGACACTCACTGAATTCGAGGCCGAGCTGCTGGAACGCATATATAGTGATCTGCGCGACATCCTCATTCGCAGCGACATGGAAAAAGCAGGGTCTGATCGCTCCGGGGTTTTGCGGTCAAGGTGCGATACGCTGCTGGGCATCTACGGCATCAAGCTGGATAATGCCTCCAGGGAGCGAATACAGTATTATCTGGAGCGCAACTACCTGGGCTATGGTAAAATCGACGCTCTGATGCAGGACAACCGTATAGAGGACATATCCTGTAACGGTGTCGACATTCCCATCTTTCTGTTTCACCAGAAATACCAGAACATTAAAACCAATATCTCCTTCAGCGAGGCGGAGCTTAACTCCATGGTGGTTAAGCTTGCACAACGCGGGGGCCGGCATATCTCAGTTGCCATGCCCATCGTAAGCGCTGCGTTGCCGAACGGTTCCCGTATCGAAGCTACGCTCGGCCGGGAAATTACCACTCACGGCAGCTCTTTCACTATCAGGCGGTTCAGGACAGATCCGTTCACGCCGATCGACCTCCTGAACTATAACACCATGTCCCTGGAAATCCTTGCGTACCTCTGGCTGGCCATCGAGAACAACCGGAACCTGATCTTCGCGGGCGGAACGGCCTCGGGAAAAACCTCTTCGCTCAACGCCGTATCGCAGTTCATACCTCAGAACTCCAAGGTCATCACCATAGAAGATACCCGGGAGCTGACGCTTTATCACAGCAACTGGATCGCCGGACTGACCCGGGAGTCTCAGGTGCAGGGCAATTCCGTGGAGATCGAAATGTATGATCTGTTGCGTGCAGCTTTGCGCCAGCGCCCCGAGTACATCATCGTGGGCGAGGTGCGGGGCAAGGAAGCGCTCACACTGTTCCAGGCGATGAACACCGGCCACACGACTTACTCGACCATGCATGCGAGCTCCATTCAGGCCGTGGTCAACCGCCTGCTGAACGATCCTATCAATGTCCCGAACATGATGCTCACCGCTCTCAACATCGTGTGTATCCAGGAGCTGGTGTTCCAGGAGGGCAAGAAGATCCGCCGGAACAAGGCTATCGTGGAGATCACCGGCGTCGATCCACGGACCAACAACCTCCGGATCAACGAGCTGTACCGGTGGAATTCGGTCGACGACACCTTCGAGGCCATGGGGGACTCCGTCGTGATGGCGGACATCATGGCCCGGCGGGGATGGGACCGCAACAGGCTTACAGAAGAGATCGCTAACCGGTGTAAAGTTCTGGACTACCTGCGTAACAAAGGCATACGTGACTATCGACACATTACTACAGCCATCAATGCCTACTATGTGATGCCCGCCGAAGTTATGGAAATGATCAGAAACGATACGTTTGCCGGCACCCTTGATGAGGGTATCAGAAGGTAACCCGGATGGTCAGCGCTCTGAGCCCCATCGATGGTATCACATACCGGTTGTTCGGCCAATATGCAAGCAAGAACCGTCCGGCATATTACGACCTGCAGCTACACATGCAGAAGGCCAACATCCCGGTGCCGCTCGATATCTACGTGTCACGCATGCTGTTCTTCAGCGTCCTGGGCGGGATATCGGTATCGCTGATCTGCCTGCTCACGGCGCTAATGGTAAAATTTACCTCGCCCGACGGGACTTTTGTGCCCTGGCGAGTGTCTCCTGCCGACAGCTTCCTGCTGCAAGTAATCAGCAGTGAGCTTTTCCTCATCCTCCTCATCCTTGGCGTGTCTTTTCCGGCCACCTTTTTCCTGGTTTATGTGACGTTCCGTAACTATCCTCTGTATAAGTCCAGTATAAGGCAGAGCGCTATAGATCAGATGCTGCCCCATGCGGTGACCTTTATGCACGCGATGCGCAGCGGCGGCATGAGCCTGCTGGATATCTTCAGGGCGATCAACGAGCATCGGGAGATCTACGGCGAGGTGACCCTCGAGTTTCAGGCTGTGGTACAGGGAGTCGAACTGCTGGGCATGGACCTGATCACCTCCCTGCGGCATGCTGCAACAATAACCCCTTCCGATCACCTGAAAAACTTCTTCGAGAGCACCGCAACTCACATGGAGAGCGGCGGAGACCTCGAGAAATTCCTGAGGACGAGGGCAGACCAGTTCCAGGCAATCGCTGTCCAGGAGCACAAGACGCTTCTGGAGCTGCTAAGCATGCTGGCGGAAGTATACGTCACTGCCTTTGTCGCCGGGCCGCTGTTCCTGATCACCATCCTGGTGTCCATGGGTATGGTGTCATCTGGCAACACCGGCCAGATCGACCTGCTGGTCTACATCGCAATTCCTCTGGGCTCAGTCATGTTCATCTGGCTGCTCATCGCTATGGGGCTGGAAAGCGACGATACCAAAGTGATCGTTCTCAAGCGTCAGATGGACGAGTTTGCCGGAGTCACGAAGCTCCCCGGCAATCCGCAGTCCGCGCGTATCCTGAAGCTCGCGGCGCTCCGATACCGGATACGCCGATTCCTTGATGACCCGTTAAACGCTTTTGTAAACAAGCCCTACCAGATACTGTACCTGACTGTACCTATCGCTGCGTTGCTCTTTATCGGCTTAGCCTATCCCTACTTCAGCCTTCCTTACTTCAGCATGATCTCCCACGTCGACGATATCCTGCTGCTCGCTGCTGCGGTGGCAATCATACCTTTCATCATCTGCTGGGAACTGCGCTCGAAAAAGGTCAGAAAAATGGACGCGGCCGTGCCGGAGTTCCTGAAGCGCCTCGCGTCTTTCAATGAGTCCGGGCTGACGCTGACCATGGCGATCAAAGCGCTGCTGAACTCGAACATGGGCGTGCTCAACTCCGAGATCCGGAAAATCTGGACAGATATCGAGTGGGGTGCCGATGCTAAAGAAGCGCTCATCCGCTTCGAGTACCGGGTGAACACGGCATCCATCAGAAGAGTGGTGACGCTGATCACCAAGGCCAGCGAATCCACTGGCGACATAAAGGAAACCTTGTTCATCGCGGCGGCAGATGCAGCGGCAATCCAGAGCGAGAGGGAAGAGCGGTTCCTGAACATGCTGCTATACCTGTCGATCATCTACATCTCGTTCTTCGTGTTCCTCTACATCCTGTACACCCTGAGCACTGTATTCCTGCCAGTAGTGCCGGCTACGCCCATTAATGATCAGCTGAGCATGGCTTCGGCGGCGAGTACTGCAGCGTCATTCTCCGGAGGTATAGATGTAGAGATGTACAAGCTAATCTTTATGCATGCAGTCCTCATACAGGGCCTGTTCTCCGGGCTGGTCGCAGGCATGATGGGCGAAGGCAATGTCTACTCGGGGCTGAAACACTCGGCGGTCATGATTTTGATCGGCTATGTCGTATTCATGTTGTTCTTATAGGTTGGTGGGCTATGCTACGGAACGGAAAAACTGAGGGAAAATCGGACGGGGCGGCATCCGAAGTTATCGGCGAAATGATGATGCTCGTAATCACAGTCGTAATCTTCATCATCCTGATCGCGGCAGTGAGCACTATCATCACCAAGCCGAAGAACGAGATCATCCATATGGACGCGCATGCGGTGAACGATACGATCCTGGCCATCCGTCATACCGGGGGCGATACGATCACCTACGGCCAGATCGCCGTAGTCATCAACAGTCAAGTAATACTCGCGACGGCATCAGATACGAATGGGAACGGCAGGTGGGATCTTGGGGAGAACCTGTATCTCAGGAATGTGGATACCCGGCAGAGGATGAGCATCATGGTCTACAATAGCATGACTAACCATGTCCTGGGCGATTTCACCATCGATACCATGCCCGAGATGGTGAGGTGAATCTTAATGGACGACAATCTGACGAATAAAATTACACTGTATAAACCGTCCGATATCAGCCCTGACTTAAAGGTGATATCATGCCCATGATACGGTCAGACCGTGCGGTCTCTAACGTCATCGGTGCGGTCCTTGTTCTGGCACTGCTGATCACGGTCGTAGCAACCGTAAAGATGGTTTACGTGCCGGACATGAAAAAGGAAGCCGAGTCAGTGCACATGCAGAACGTCATCGACGACATGCAGAATCTGAAGACGCAGATATGTACCATCCAGGCCTCCTCCACGAGCGGCAACGGCTTCACGACCAGCTCTCCGATCGAGATGGGCGGCGGCTCTCTGCCTGTTATCGACCCATCCTCCTCCAGCGGCACCATTAAAGTCGACCCTGATTACGGTAACTTTTCCATTATCGCCTACTCGAACAACAAGCTGATCACCGATAACAACTCCATGATCACTACCCGCGGCCCTGCGCCGATGGGACGCCTGGCCTATGCTTCCAGCAATCACTTCTACGTCGATCAACAGGTCGACTACGAGTGCGGCATGCTCGTGCTCTCTCAGACGGGCGGCCTCGCCATGATCGCTTCGCCGCCTGTATCGGTCTCCCGGGTCTACAACGACCCGAATACGACTGCTATTGTAACGGCAAACCCTACTAGGATCGCCGGAACCCGGCAGTCCGTGAGCTCGACCGGCACCAGTACTATTAAAACGACCGTGCTCCCGATTTACAACGTGATCAATACCAACAAGGTTATGAACGTCACCATAACCGTAAAAAGCAACCATTCGCTGTTGTGGTATTCTTACTTCGAGCAGGTGATGGCTACTTCAGGCCTTACTGAGGGTATCAACTATGTGATTACCATGATAGACCCGGTGACTGTCAGCCTGTTCATCCAGGGAAGCGGCATTAAAGATGACGTAATCCTGTCTTCGATCGATTCTCTGGTGATCACCGAGATCGACGATGGCGGGCAGACCATATACCCGACCGCAACACCTGGTAGCGTGCCGAGCGCTACACCTGCCGCTTCGCCGACCGCGACGCCCACTTCAACGCCGATTCCCGTTCCTGCGGCTTCCATCCAGGCCACCCCTGCGAGCGGAACCGCTCCGCTTACGGTGAACTTCCTGGGTAGCGGCACGAATAATGCGACTTCGTTCGAATGGGACTTCGGCGACGGCAGCCCCCACAT harbors:
- a CDS encoding KaiC domain-containing protein is translated as MKLLSTGVQGLDELLQGGFPEKHMIVVVGGMGTGKSTLALQFLVNGLKNGEKSVYMSLEERESEIVESAEGYGWDLQTYIDNNSLILIRLDPNDIKTTLTRIKNEMPRLIKTFGATRLVIDSITLFEMMFSDEAERRLNLFEIFAILKETGVTALITSEASRADAYSSRYGLVEYVADGVIILRYVRPDQLRDVKLAVEVVKMRRHKHSRSIKPYEITDEGIAVHSESEVF
- a CDS encoding RAD55 family ATPase; protein product: METIYRKVPTGITSFDPVIKGGFPAGSFVLLLGEVGAGSQEFVYSSALMLSKMKYDHLRAKPDAKLPEKIVYISFTKSKENVLQSFATLKLASASELNSALTFVDLSTKYFARTQVPITWTTGSMGSLSELKSEQKNKSLYELLVETLDTYAPNNLVIIDSLTDVLRSAVADKVSWTDFVSLLKGIGRMSKQWDSTIYALLTSNIFDRSNEEEVSDCADGVLVFNWESTGANQRQRMMYIKKFRGLMPYLEEDNVVRFETKVSASRGFEISNIKEILGR
- a CDS encoding type II/IV secretion system ATPase subunit, with protein sequence MKRITPVSFSLFSSAGGAIPVTAEEHKIDDAGSRLKKMPLPGSPEMPACADGAQEKPPASVALKDGIVEAERYWLKEPFSFAVILFDSRTREYTYNVNEPTLTEFEAELLERIYSDLRDILIRSDMEKAGSDRSGVLRSRCDTLLGIYGIKLDNASRERIQYYLERNYLGYGKIDALMQDNRIEDISCNGVDIPIFLFHQKYQNIKTNISFSEAELNSMVVKLAQRGGRHISVAMPIVSAALPNGSRIEATLGREITTHGSSFTIRRFRTDPFTPIDLLNYNTMSLEILAYLWLAIENNRNLIFAGGTASGKTSSLNAVSQFIPQNSKVITIEDTRELTLYHSNWIAGLTRESQVQGNSVEIEMYDLLRAALRQRPEYIIVGEVRGKEALTLFQAMNTGHTTYSTMHASSIQAVVNRLLNDPINVPNMMLTALNIVCIQELVFQEGKKIRRNKAIVEITGVDPRTNNLRINELYRWNSVDDTFEAMGDSVVMADIMARRGWDRNRLTEEIANRCKVLDYLRNKGIRDYRHITTAINAYYVMPAEVMEMIRNDTFAGTLDEGIRR
- a CDS encoding type II secretion system F family protein; this translates as MVSALSPIDGITYRLFGQYASKNRPAYYDLQLHMQKANIPVPLDIYVSRMLFFSVLGGISVSLICLLTALMVKFTSPDGTFVPWRVSPADSFLLQVISSELFLILLILGVSFPATFFLVYVTFRNYPLYKSSIRQSAIDQMLPHAVTFMHAMRSGGMSLLDIFRAINEHREIYGEVTLEFQAVVQGVELLGMDLITSLRHAATITPSDHLKNFFESTATHMESGGDLEKFLRTRADQFQAIAVQEHKTLLELLSMLAEVYVTAFVAGPLFLITILVSMGMVSSGNTGQIDLLVYIAIPLGSVMFIWLLIAMGLESDDTKVIVLKRQMDEFAGVTKLPGNPQSARILKLAALRYRIRRFLDDPLNAFVNKPYQILYLTVPIAALLFIGLAYPYFSLPYFSMISHVDDILLLAAAVAIIPFIICWELRSKKVRKMDAAVPEFLKRLASFNESGLTLTMAIKALLNSNMGVLNSEIRKIWTDIEWGADAKEALIRFEYRVNTASIRRVVTLITKASESTGDIKETLFIAAADAAAIQSEREERFLNMLLYLSIIYISFFVFLYILYTLSTVFLPVVPATPINDQLSMASAASTAASFSGGIDVEMYKLIFMHAVLIQGLFSGLVAGMMGEGNVYSGLKHSAVMILIGYVVFMLFL
- a CDS encoding type IV pilin N-terminal domain-containing protein, whose translation is MLRNGKTEGKSDGAASEVIGEMMMLVITVVIFIILIAAVSTIITKPKNEIIHMDAHAVNDTILAIRHTGGDTITYGQIAVVINSQVILATASDTNGNGRWDLGENLYLRNVDTRQRMSIMVYNSMTNHVLGDFTIDTMPEMVR
- a CDS encoding DUF7289 family protein, giving the protein MPMIRSDRAVSNVIGAVLVLALLITVVATVKMVYVPDMKKEAESVHMQNVIDDMQNLKTQICTIQASSTSGNGFTTSSPIEMGGGSLPVIDPSSSSGTIKVDPDYGNFSIIAYSNNKLITDNNSMITTRGPAPMGRLAYASSNHFYVDQQVDYECGMLVLSQTGGLAMIASPPVSVSRVYNDPNTTAIVTANPTRIAGTRQSVSSTGTSTIKTTVLPIYNVINTNKVMNVTITVKSNHSLLWYSYFEQVMATSGLTEGINYVITMIDPVTVSLFIQGSGIKDDVILSSIDSLVITEIDDGGQTIYPTATPGSVPSATPAASPTATPTSTPIPVPAASIQATPASGTAPLTVNFLGSGTNNATSFEWDFGDGSPHMYGSSVSHTYTTADTYAVSLVASNAGGSSAPATAQIVVNRPVVTESLYLTKSGSMSTAMPADGSTTIPFPILGLYQTSEKWTSPAFATDYVIQQPSNTDLYIKKDGLLTLINSVSAKLEIVEASGARTTVMSAGKGELLSLELIGNDDVSILRMSMAQQGPITAPKGSHLELTVTCYSLVGLSGLTIYEGSGYPSGVSMSTPTYVAVSDLKLSDTNGNPVSTIPQSGTLRVWAKVTDPFGITKDLKSTTLTIYSPSGSTIYGPTAMTGIRDDSGSPPAWREYQNDVAIGTGLSKGAYTVVVRATDMNGVTVSKTLQLRVT